A part of Olleya sp. Bg11-27 genomic DNA contains:
- a CDS encoding SprT-like domain-containing protein: MQYTISHYIPEASVSQVLQLLEHDNLIVLIKKERKTRHGDYRRLPNGKHQITVNGSLNKYRFLITLIHEIAHLEAFSKFGRNIKPHGIEWKRTFQHLMLPFINPEVFPKTILPALAKHFINPRASSDTDVQLALALKLLDAPNNKSFIFEVPLHQTFKTHNNRVFKKGAKRRTRHECVEVKTGRIYLFNANAEVDIINDEVKA, from the coding sequence ATGCAATACACCATTTCTCATTATATTCCAGAAGCATCAGTATCTCAGGTTTTACAACTGTTAGAACACGATAATTTAATTGTTTTAATTAAAAAGGAACGTAAAACACGGCATGGTGATTATCGCAGGTTGCCCAATGGTAAACATCAAATAACGGTTAATGGAAGTTTGAATAAATATCGTTTTTTGATTACATTAATACATGAGATTGCACATTTAGAAGCGTTTTCTAAATTTGGTCGTAATATAAAACCACATGGAATAGAGTGGAAGCGTACCTTTCAACACTTAATGTTGCCATTTATAAACCCAGAAGTGTTTCCAAAGACCATTTTACCTGCTTTAGCAAAGCATTTTATAAACCCAAGAGCATCTAGCGATACAGATGTACAACTCGCCTTAGCTTTAAAGCTATTGGACGCTCCAAATAATAAAAGCTTTATATTTGAAGTACCTTTACATCAAACTTTTAAAACACATAATAACCGTGTGTTTAAAAAGGGAGCAAAACGACGCACACGTCACGAATGTGTTGAGGTGAAAACCGGTAGGATTTACCTGTTTAACGCCAATGCTGAGGTAGATATAATTAATGATGAAGTAAAGGCTTAA